The Mycobacterium sp. SMC-8 genome segment GAGCTGCGCGACCCCGACGGCAATGTGCTCGCCGAGGCCAACGGGTTGATGGTGCGTCTGCTCGCCGGCCAGCCCTGACGGGTCGGCGCCGAGACTGCAGGCAGTGCGGCGTTTTACCCTGAAATCCCGCACCCCGCGCAGTTTCGGCGGCACCATGATCACGTGACCACCGAACGTCCCGAGCGCGATGTGCGCCGGCTGTCCACCCCACGCGCGGCTGGCCTGGCCGGCGTGTTGTTCGCCGTGCTGTTCGGCGTCGCGATCGCGCTGATCCACACCGCGCTTCCCGAAGGCGCCCAGCCGGGCGCGCAGTGGGTGGAGGGTTCGGAGGGCAAGGTGCGCGCGGCGGCGGTGTTGGCCGTCGCTCAGGATGCAGACGATGGCGTCACTGTGGATGCAGACGTGATTTCGGGGGTCGGTCTGCATTGTGACGGGGTAATCGTCGCGGCGACGCGGTGGTCGTCATGGTGACGACTGTCGGCAGGCATGGTGATGACGCCCCCGGCGGCAGCGCGGGGACGTCGGAGGGTCAGCCGGGTGGCGCCAGAAGGCGGCCGCGGGTGTACATCCCGATCAGGGTCCACGGCGGCTCACCGAGGGCGTAGCGGCGGCGGTCCCAGTAGGCCGCTGCCGACAACAGCGACAGCGCGTGGTGCAACATGTTCCCTCGGTAGCGCAGCGCGGTGAACGTGTCGGGGTCCAGGGCGAGCAGCTGCTCGGTCCCGTCGCGTGCGAGACGGTCCAGGTGCTCTGGCGGTAGTCGGCGAAGCCAGCGGCGCACGGTGGACACCGGCCGCCCCATGGTCGCCGCGATACGCCGGTGTCCGAGTCCATTTGCTTTGTGCAGCAATGCTGTTCCAATCACTGCGGTGGTGTCGGCATGGCGTGGCTGCAGAGCGGCGGGCATCACGATATGCGTTGACGAGCAGGACCGGCATCGCGTGCGGCGGGGGCGCACCGTGATCGTGGTCCCGTCGTGATCGCGCACGGAGCGCCGCCTGCCGTAGCCCCAAGAAGTCAGCTGGCCGTCGCGGCACCGCGGGCAGCGGAGTTCGCCGGCGGCGAGCAGTTTCTCGGCCAGTTCGCCGGTGCGCGCGACGATCACCGCAGAGCCAGTCCATGATCCACCAGCCTTACCTATCACCCGGGAACCGGGATAGGGGTCAGTTCGTGTTGGGCGACCGCAGAATCGACGCGTCCGCCGTCACCGATTGTGACGATCTCGGGATTCGGCATCGCGCCGGAGCCGAAATGGACTCTGCGCGAGCAGACCAGCGCGGGGTCCGTTCGTGGGCACGCTGATGATGCAGACGACCGCCGTCCCCGACCCGGGATTTCGACAACTTCAATGACGATCACCCCCGCCGTGGTCGTCACACAGAGGACGGTCAACAGGCGGTGCTGATGCCGTTCGCCGGCATCTGCTTCCTGTGGTTCATCGGAGTGGTGCGCGACGGATTGGGCAGGTTCGAGGACAAGTTCTTCGCCTCGGTCTTCCTGGGCAGTGGGCTGCTGTTCCTCGCGATGATCTTCGTGTCGTCTGCCGTGGGGGTGGCGTTGGTGGCCAGCCGCGGCGCCGACTACGGAGCCGATGTGCACGTGTTCGGTCAGGCACTGCTGATCGCGCTGTCGAAGACCTACGCCCTGCGAATGGCAGCGGTGTTCATGATGTCGCTGGCCACCATCTGGCTCAAGACCGGCCTGGTGTCGCGGGGGCTGGTGATCTTCACCTACGTGGTGGCGCTGACGCTGTTGGTGGCCAGTGACGTGACGGTGTGGCTGACGCTGGCGTTCCCGGTCTGGGTGCTGATCGTCAGCGTGCTCGCGCTGAGCAAGGCCGGGCTGATCGACCTGCACCGCGACGGCGACTGATTCCCGCTGTCGGCGAGCAGGTTTGGGTCTTGTCCGCCTACGGATCGTCGTGGTCGATGATCCGTTCGGGGTGGTGGAGGTTGTTGGTGCGGGACTGGCCGCAGTCCAGCTCGGGGGGCGGAATCCATTCGGTGACGCCGTCTGTGGGGCGGTTCCTTGTGGTCCAGCCGGCGGTCTCCACCATGCGATTGTTCGGCCCGCACGCCAACGTCAGGTCCTCGATGTCGGTGCGCCCGCCGTCCTTCCAGTCTTGGTTGGCGTGATGCACCTGGGAGCGGTAGGCACTCGCGCTGCAGCCGGGCATGGTGCAGCCGCGGTGTTTGGCCAGCAGCATCAGCCGCTGAGCCAGGGTGGCGGTCCGGCGGGCCCGGCCCAGGTGCAGGGGCAGGCCCTTGCCGTCGAACAGCGCCAGCCACGGGCGGGAGTGGGCGGCGAACTTGAGCACGTCGGCGATCGGCAGCCTCGTGCCGCCGGCGGTCAGGCCGTGGCCGGTGCCCTTCTCCAGATCAGTCAGACTCACCGTGATCACGACATTCGCGGGCAGGCCGTTGATGGTCCCCGTCGGCTGCGTGGTGAGCATGCGTTTGCACAGGGCCAGCAGCGCGTCGTGGTTGCGTTTGCCCGTGGTGCGGGTGTCGTTGCGTATCTGCTCGTCGGTGGGTTCGCCGTCGAGGCAGGGGTGCTCGTCAGCGGGGTTGCACATCCCCGGGGCGGCGTTGCGCTCCATCAACGGCTCTAAGGTGGCCCACGCCTCCGGAGTCAGGAGTCCTTCGAAGGGCCGCATCCCATCGGGGCGTTGCTTGCCGACCCGGATATAAGCCAGGGCTTGGCGGTCCTCATCGGAGAGCTCGCCGTCCTGGTTCAGCAGGTAGAGCATGTGCGCGGCGGCGGTGCGGAACTCGGCGGGTCCGAGTTCGCAGGCATGCTGGGCCAACTGGACTTCGGCGTTCTCCCGGGTCTGAAAATCCACGAACCCGGGCAGCTCACGAAAGAACCACCGCACATGCTTGATGCGCTCGGCGCCGATCAACCCCTGGGCCTGACCACGCGCGAACGTGGGCATGGAGGGCGCCAGCGGTTCACCGGTCAGCGAGGTCCGCGGCCCCAACAACGCCGCCTCGTCCAACCGCCGACGCGCCTCCGAGCTGGAGATCCGCAGCCGCTGCGACAGCACTGCCGAGTAATTCTTGGCGCCCAGGGATATCGGTGAGCTCTGGGAGGTGATCCGCTGATACACCCGATGATCGAGGACCGGCTGCGCGCGGGCGATAGCTTCAAGACGCTGCTGCACATCCAACAACTCGACATCGGTGAACGCGTCGATCGACAGGCGATTCATCTGCGCGGTCAGGGTTTCGATCTGCGCCAGGGCAGCCAGCATCGCCTCCCGGTCTGCGACGGCTGAGCTACCCATGCCTCGAACATACGTGCGACCACCGACAAAAATCCGCGCCATGTGACGTCAGATGCCCAAGTGACACAGGGTTTTTGGTACTTCATCGAGACTGCAACCAGCGTGACTGTCACTCGCACTTTGTCACGGTGGGTGCAGTGTCAACGCCCGTTCACTCGACGATGTTCAGCGCTCCGGAGGGGCAGAGCTGCACGGCTTTTCGCGCGTTGTCCTGCTCGGCTGGGGGCACATCCTCGACCAGCAGCACCACGATCCCGTCGTCGTCCTGGTCGAAGACCGCCTCGCTGTTCATCACACAGACCCCGGCGCCGATGCAGACGTCGCGGTCGGCGCGCACCCTCACCAGGCCACCTGCAGCGACTGCAGCCCGTAGATGAAGTGGAAGGACCGGAAGGCCACGTCGTCGAAGGATTCGTCGAGGCGCAGGGTCGGAAAGCGTTGCAACAGAGCCGGAAACGCGATCTTCATCTCCATCCGGGCCAGCGGTGCGCCCAGGCAGTGATGGACACCGTGGCCGAACGCCAGATGTCCCATGGCGCCGCGGCGGACGTCGAATACCTCCGGGTTGTCGATGAAGCTCGGGTCGCGGTTGCCCGACGGTAGTGAGACGACCACCAGCTGGTGCGCGGGAATCTGCACCCCGGCGATCTCCACGTCGTTGGTGGTGATGCGGGGGATGCCCGAATGCACGATCGACAGCCAGCGCAGCAGCTCCTCCACCGCCGGGCCCACGGCATCGGGGTCGTTGCGCACCAGGGCCAGCTGATCCGGGTGCTGCAGCAACGCCAGGGTGCCGAGGCCGAGCATGTTGGAGGTGGTCTCGTGACCGGCCACCAGTAGCAGGCTGCAGATGCCCACCAGCTCGTCGTCGGTGAGCTCGGATCCATGCTCGCGCACCAGCATTCCGAGCATATCGTCACCGGGTGAGCGACGTGCGCCGGCCACCAGCGCCTGCATGTAGGCACGCCCGGCGCGCTGCAGCTCGAAGCGTTCCTCGATCGGGATCGACAGGTCGAGCTGGCGGCTGGTGCGGTGCTGGAAATCGTCGCGGTCGTCATACGGCACGCCCAGCAACTCGCAGATCACCAGTGACGGGATGGGCAATGCGAAGTCGGTGACGAGATCACTTGGTGGACCGGCCTTTTCCATGGCGTCCAGATGCTGGGTCACGATCTCGGTGATCCGTGGCTCCAGGCGCTTCATCCGGCGGCCGGTGAACTCGCCGGTGAGCATGCGGCGCAACCGGGTGTGCCTGGGTGGGTCCAGGCCCAGCAGGTTGCCGGACTGGGCGGCGCGTTGTTCTTCCTCGGACACCTCGGGTGCCCCGGGTACGACGAACCCTGGCGGGCGCTCATTGGAGAACCGCTCCGGATCGGAGAGCACCGTCTTGATGTCGTCGTGGCGGGTCACCAGGTACACCGGCATGCCGAAAGCGTTGATGACGGTGCGCACCCCCTCGGTCTCGCGGATCTCGCCGAGGGTGGGGATGGGGTCGAAGTCGACACGCTGCATGTGCAGCGGAGGTGAGGCAGGTGCCTGGGTCATGGTGTCGACGGTACACGCGAGGCTGTTGGGTCCGCGTTGGGAAAGCGTCGATCAGGCCGTTGACCAGGGCGGGATCGCCAAGAAGCCGCTAACTCACCAGCCCCCCACCCAGCCGTCGAAAATGGCGTCCGGCTCGTTTTCGGGCTGCTCGGAGCGGCCGACCAGAAAGTCGAAATCGCACCCCGGGTCGGCCTGCAGGACACGGTCGACGTACATGGCCGCGTAGCCACGACGCTGTCGATGGCGCGGGGGTGGCGCCTGGCGGGTGGCCAGTTCGTCGTCGGGAACCAGTAGGTCCAGCGTGCCGGCGTGGGCGTTCAGCGCGATGATGTCGCCGTCGCGGACCAGGCCCAGCGGACCGCCCGCGGCCGACTCGGGGCTGACGTGCAGAACACACGTGCCGTAGGCGGTTCCGCTCATCCGGGCATCGGAGATCCGCACCATGTCGGTGACGCCCTGGCGCAGCAGCTTGCTGGGGATGGGCAGCTGGCCCCACTCAGGCATGCCGGGGGCACCGCGCGGGCCGGCATTACGCAGCACCAGCACGGAATCCGCGGTGACGTCCAGGTCGGGGTCGTCGAAGCGGGCCATCATGTCGCGCATGTCGTCGAACACCACGGCGGGCCCCTGGTGCACCAGCAGGGCAGGGGTGGCCGCGCTGCACTTGATCACTGCGCCGGTGGGCGCCAGGTTGCCGCGCACCACGGCCAGGCCCTGCGGCGGCTGGAACGGGGCATCGATGGTGGCGATGACGTCTGCGGCGGTGGAGATGCCGGAGGGCAGGTTGTCGGCGACGGTCTTGCCGCTGACGGTCAGCGCGTCTGTGTGCAGCAGGGTCTCGATGGACTTCATCACCGCGGGGATGCCGCCGGCGTGGGAGCCAATCAGCGCTACCCCCGATGACGACATCGACCCGCGAAGAATCCGCTCACGCAACCGGCTACTGGATGCTGCCGCAACACTTCTCAGCACAGGAGGGGTCGAAGCCGTCACCATCGATGCGGTCACCAAAGCCTCCAAGGTGGCCCGCACCACGCTGTATCGGCATTTCCAGAGTTCATCGCATCTGCTTGCAGCCACATTCGAGCGACTCCTTCCGCAGGTGACCACACCGGCGCCGACCAGCGGATCCCTGCGCGATCAACTCATCGAATTACTCAGCCGCCAAGCCACCCTGTTCAACGACGCTCCGCTGCACGTCACCACCCTGGCATGGCTTTCGCTCGGACCTACCGGCGCCAAAGACGACACCGACGACCGCCACGCATCCAGAGCACTGCGAGCCCGTGTCGTCGACCAATACCGACAACCATTCGACGCGCTACTGCACAGCGATGAAGCCCGAACCGAAATCAACGACTTCGACCTCGAACTGGCACTGTGCCAACTCGTCGGCCCACTCGCCTTCGCCCGCATGACCGGAATTCGCACCATCACCCACCACGACTGCGCGGACATCGTCGACGACTTCCTCGCCGCCCACCGCCGCCGAACTGCCAACCCTTCAGGCGTAGAGGAAGTGGTCTGACAGCCCAAAAAGACGACCGAAAAATAGGCACCTTGCGCGGACCCACGGTGACCAGCGTGAACACCGTGTCGGTGTGTCCCAGAAATCTGTCCCACTACGGCTCTAACGTGGACAGGGTTAAAAACACACCTGGAAAGGCGCGCATCGATGGCACTGCTGGGATACGCCCGCGTCTCCACGCTGCACCAGTCACCAGAGATGCAGATCGCAGCCCTCAGAGAGGCTGGTGCAGAACGTATCTGGATAGACCAGATGTCGGGAACCCGCGACGACCGACCTGAGTTGGCCAGCCTCCTGGATTACGTCCGCCGCGGCGATGTCCTCATGGTGTGGCGGCTGGACCGCCTCGGCCGTTCCCTACCCCACCTGCTCGCCGTCGCCACGGACCTGCACGACCGCGGCGTCGAACTGCGTTCCCTCACCGAATCGGTGGACACCACCACTGCGGGCGGGCGGCTGATCTTTCACGTCTTCGGCGCTGTCGCAGAGTTCGAACGAGCCATCGCAGCCGAACGCACCGCGGCAGGGGTAGCCACCGCCCGTGCCGCCGGCCGCCACCCCGGCCGCCCCGGTCTGAGCACCGACACCATCGCCGCCGCCCACGCGCTCGACAAAGCAGGCACTCCCCGAGCTCAGATCGCCCGCACCCTGGGCATATCCCGATCCAGCGTCTACCGATGCCTGGAACTAGCACGATGACCACACCGCGTCCCCTGTCGACGGCCATCCGCAACGAAGTGCTCGCTGCGTGCCGAACCGCCCTGCACTACCGCGGCGACCTGAAATCGCTCATGCTCGGCGCCGGTGTCCCCGCCGCGGTCTACAACCGCTATGACCACCTGGAAAACACCAAGGTCAAGATTGCCCGCAGCATCCTTGACGAGCTGCAAGAACTAGGACCCAACGGGTGGGCAGTCCAACGCCGCATCGTCACCGAACTGTGCGGCATGCAACGACCCGCCAACGGTGTCGAAGACCTCACCGCTGGCCGCAATGCTCTCGATGCGCTGCGCCGAACCGCCGCCCACGAAGGCGTCATCGTCGACACCGAACAGGCCGCCAGAAATGACCGGGCCACACGAGCCGCCAAGCGCCAACAGCACATCACCGAGCAACAGCAGACCCTAGACCGTCTCCGGACTGAGTTCGCCACCCTGGCCCGCAGCAAGCCGAGCACAAACGCCGAACGCCAAGCACGCGGCTACCAGCTTGAAAAGCTCCTCGCCGACCTCTTCCGAGCCAACGAACTGGAATACACCGGATCGACCCGGCAGCCCCACGAGCAGGTCGACGGATCCTTCCACTTCCGCGGCTTCACCTATCTCGTTGAAGCACGCTGGCGCAACCAGCCACCCGACAAAGAAGACCTTGCCGGATTCAAACTGAAGGTCGACGGCAAGCTCGAAAGCACTCGCGGACTGTTCATCTCCATGGCCGGCTTCGACGAGGAAGTGTTGCAGTACTTCGCCAACGTCAGCGGAAAACGCAACGTCATCTACATGACCGGCCAGGACCTCGCGATCATCTTCGAAGGAAACATCGCACTCGAAGACGCCCTCCTCCGCAAGATCGACGCCGCAGAAAAGCACGGCCGCTACCTGATCAACCTGCTGGAGTGACCGCCGCTGTACCCGCTCGGTTCGTAGGCCGCGTACTACGACGAGGCCCCCTTATCTATCCTGAGGGCGTGACGAGTGAGGACGGTGACACCGGGCCGAAGCGCACTCCCCCGCGCCGCTTCGGCCAACTGCCCGACCTCGCTATCACGGATGACTTCGATGAGCCGCTACTACCGGACGAAATTGAAGCTTGGGAAACGCCCGACGACCCAGCCTCCCCAGCGGACAGCGGTGCACTCAAAGAAGAGTGGCCCATCGACGACCTCGACGACTGGCCCTTTGACGACCCGTCCATCGACGTGGCAGCCCTACATAAGTCGCTGCTGGAGTCGGAGGCCGACCTCGCGGCCGGCCGTACGTTCAGCGAGGAAGACATCCGTGCTCGCTACGGTTTACCGCGCTGAGACACCAACTGACGATCTTCCCCGGCCGACACAGGATGTGGTCACTGGTGCTACACCCGCTGCGGGTCGCCGGGCTCTGTCACGGCGCTCCACCCAGCACGACGTTCATCAGCACTAGGACGTTCAGCACGCCGAGCAGGATCGATAGCCCGCCCGCCACGTCGTACAGGGTCAAGGCCTGGGACCTGTGATCAGCGCACCGTCGCAGGAAACCATGTCGGGGCTGCTCGCAGCGGCGGCTCCCATCGTTGATCCAGGCCCGGCACTTGCTCAACAGCTCCCCGCCGATCACGAATGGTGCCGCCAGCAGAAGCGTCCCTAGCGCAATCCCCCACGCGGTGAGCGTCGTTCCATCCCACCAATGCAGGACAAGCATCCACGCCAGTAGGTCGATACCGCTGCCACCAGCCCCCACGTGCGGAGCCCAATCGACAGTTCGCCCCGCGCTGCCCGCGCGGCCAGCGTCACTCGGAGCGCTCGGAGCCACGCGGGGTGTTGGCGGCGCCGCGCTCCAGCCGTAGCTCCCTCTGGTGGCATATGGGCATACCGTGCCGGGGCGATGCCGTCCTACGCGGCATCGCGAGTCGTACTGGCACATCCGTATATCCCCAACCCGGCCCGGCCCCCACCATTCAGGGGCAAGTATCAGCCCAAGCACTGACATAGCCCTATCAGCATCACATGTTTTCTTACATGTAAGTCTGCATGTAGACATGTTTGTATGTAAGTTAGTATGCTTCCTGTCATGACTGTTTCCGCAGATAAGCAGTGCGAAATTCTGGCCGTGGCGCTGCAAAAGGGCGGTGTCGGCAAGACCACCACCACCATCAACCTCGGCGCCAACCTCGCCGCGATGGGTCACCGCGTTCTCGTGATTGACATGGATCAGCAAGCGCACAGCACCAAGGGGCTGGGAATCGAGCTCGACGCCGAGGACGCGTCGATGTACGAGGTCCTGCACCCGGACAGGACGATGCGCGTCCCGCTAGCCAAGGTCATCGTGGCGAGCCAATTCGGTATCGACGTCGCCCCCGGCCATCTCGCGCTCAAAGAGCTCGAGCGAACAGGACTCGGGTCCGGGGGCCAATTGCGGTTAGCACGTCAACTCGACGACATCGAGGGCTACGACTTCGTGCTGCTGGACTGCCCGCCGGCACTGGGGGAGTTGACCACCGCAGCGCTGGCGGCCGCCGACTACGTTTTGGCCGTCCTCAAAGCCGGCCCCGACGAAGTCGACGGCCTGGTGGAACTGGGCAACTCAATCCTCGATGTTCAGGAGACCCTGAACCCTGACGTGGAAATCCGGTACGTACTGCTGGCCGATTTCGACGGCAATCCGAAAGCCAGCAAGGACGTGCGCAGGCAGCTACGCGCCGACTGGGGGGAATGGGCTGACGGCGGGGCCTACCTGGGCGAGATTCCACACACGGTCCGGGTGGTGGAGGCCAAAGGCAAACGTGTACCGGTCAACGTGCACGCCCCAACCTGCACCGCAGCAGTGGCCTACCGCGAAGTCGCGCAGCGCATCGCCGCAAGGCGGCAAGCCGCATGAACGCCGCAGCGAAACCCACCGGATTGCAGGTCGGCTCCACAAGGCCGCTGTCGCGTGCAGAGCGACGAGCACAAGCCGCACGGGTCACAGCCGACGAAACCCCCGACGCGCCCGAAACATCAACCGAGCACGAACTACCAAGCAGCGAAACTCCGCCAGCCCCCGTGGTCACCCCACCCGGCGAGACCCCGACCCAGCCGGCCGAAGCGCCGCGACTCAAAGCCCGTCAACGGAAGGTGAAAAGCCCGTTCGCCACACAGCTACACGCGGGAACTCTCGCCCGGCTCGAATGGATCAAGGCCCGCGGGTACGTCATCACCGACACTGTCGACGACGCCATCAACAGCTACCTCGACGACGCCGGAATCCCCAGGCCAGACCACAACGACCGCATGCCTTGAGAGCCGCACGTGCCCTCCTTCCTCGCCGCCAATTGTGGTGAACGTGGTGGTGGGGGCTGTCAAGGCCGTGCCGCCGCTGCGCGGTCGACCACGGTCGAGCCTTGACAGCCCCCACCACCACGCACCAACAGCGGCCACTACGAGGAAGGACATCCAAGCGAAGGAGCTCAGCAGATGTCAGCAGGGAGTCATACCGTGGAAATCATGAACGCGAACACGCCGCCGGCCGCCCCGCCGCCGCAGCCGGGTTCCGTTGAGCACTGGGCAGCATGGCTAGACAGATACGGCGACGATTACGCCACCGACGACGAACGCCGCGCCGCCTACCAGGACTTCACGACCAACCTCGCCGAGATGCAAGCCGTCTTTTCACAGCCGGAGGACATGCACGTGGCTGGCTATCTCGAAGCTCAGGAGCGGGTGGCCAGCGGCGACGCAGACGGTCCCGACGACGCCGAGGTATGGGTTCCGGTCGATCTCAACAGCTTCGCCCGCGCGGATTGGCTCGAAGGCTTCCGCTCCCACTTCGAGCCATAAAATCCCTGCTCATCCCCGAAAATGCCCGCTTGATCACCGGCGTCTGCATGCACGCTCGTTAACGTCTCCGGGCATGTGCATCGACACGTTCAATCGCTCGCGTGGACGCCGGTCATCCAGCGGAACCTGCCAACCGGCCAGGGTCGCGCCGAGAATCGGTGTGAAGGTACAACCGCCGCTCCACGACCGGCCCACCGCCGTCACACAAATCAGCCGCGCGAGGCCGCTCCCGGACGACCGGAGCATGTCGTGACCGCTCGCCACATCTACGTCGACGAAACCAAGCAACGCGACTATCTGCTCGTGGCCAGCGTCCACGTCACGACGGAGCTGGCCGCACTGCGTCAGCTGATACGAGGCCTGCTCCTTCCCGGACAACGCTACCTGCACATGAAGGACGAAAAAGACGGCCGCAAACGCACCATCGCCCAGGCCCTTGTCGACGCCGGCGTACAAGCCACCATCTACCGCGCTGGCGCCCACCACCGCAACGAACGCCAACGCCGCTCAGCGTGCCTACGCGCCCTCATCGAAGACCACGCCAACGCCCGCGACGCACACATCGTGCTCGACGAGGACGAAACTGCTGTCGTTCACAGGTTCACCTCGGCATTGAATTTCGGGCGATGTCGTGAACGACAGTCTAGCCGTTGTGGTACTAAGAGTATCGCAGCGAAACCAATAGTACTGGGAGCGGTTTAGTGCCTGAAAGCGCGGCGCCGTCGGAACGGCTGCCTTCTCACACCCCGACGTGCATGGGGTGCGGCCCGGACAATCCGCACGGGCTGGGGCTGGTGGTCTATCGCAGCGCCGACGTGGTGTATGCCGATGTGACCTTCGATGAGCGCCACATCGGGGCCCCTGGCTTAGCCCATGGTGGGGCGGTGGCGGCGGCGTGCGATGACGTGCTGGGCTTCACGCTGTGGATCGCCGGCACACCGGCGGTGACGCGCGCTCTGACGGTGGAGTATCTGCAGCCGGTGCCACTGCACCAGCCTCACCGCATCACCGCGCATATCACCGGCCGTGAGGGGCGGGCGCTTCATGTCGCGGCGGCAGGGGTCCAGGAAGGCGTTACTCGGTTTACCGCGAATGCGGTGTTCGTCGTGGTCGACACCGCGCATTTCGCCGCTCACGGCGACATCAGTGGATTTGGTGAGCTTCTCGAACAGTTCTCGCGCCGCGGCGGCGACCAAGCATCATGACCGCCGCCAGCGCGCGGGTTAGCAGCGAAACGGTACAGGCTCAGGGGGTTTCGGCTGGCGACCAGGGCCACACAGCTGGCGGGCTGCGTTCACGCGCCTCCGCACGTCGCCGGGAAGCGATTATGGATGCCGCGCTCGCTGTTGCTGCCACCGGCGGCTACGACGCGGTCCACATGCGGACAGTTGCCGAGCGGGTCGGTATCGCTGTGGGCACGCTCTACCGATACTTTCCAGCCAAAACCCATCTGCTGGTGGCGGCGCTGATCCGAGAGTTTCAGCGCCTCGATGTATCCGGGGACTGGGCCACCGGCGCCTCCACGCCGCAGCAGCGACTGGACCGGCTCACCGAGCACCTGCACGATCGCTGGCAGCGTGACCCGCTGTTGACCGACGCGATGACACGCGCCTTCGTCATGGCTGACACCCGCGCCGCCGCTGAACTCGACCGCGCCGCCGCGGCGATCGAAACCCTGTTGGCCCGCACCCTCGCCGGCGGTGAACCCACCCCGGCCGATCTGCGCCTCGCCGGAATCGTCGCCGATATCTGGCTGGCCAATCTCGTGGCCTTCATCAGCGACCGGGTGTCAGCGGCCGAAACCCGAGACCGCATCGATCGGGCCACCCGACGAGTCGTCCACCAGGCGAATGCGGGCAGCATTACACCGTAACGATACTT includes the following:
- a CDS encoding DUF6431 domain-containing protein, whose amino-acid sequence is MIVARTGELAEKLLAAGELRCPRCRDGQLTSWGYGRRRSVRDHDGTTITVRPRRTRCRSCSSTHIVMPAALQPRHADTTAVIGTALLHKANGLGHRRIAATMGRPVSTVRRWLRRLPPEHLDRLARDGTEQLLALDPDTFTALRYRGNMLHHALSLLSAAAYWDRRRYALGEPPWTLIGMYTRGRLLAPPG
- a CDS encoding HNH endonuclease signature motif containing protein, whose translation is MGSSAVADREAMLAALAQIETLTAQMNRLSIDAFTDVELLDVQQRLEAIARAQPVLDHRVYQRITSQSSPISLGAKNYSAVLSQRLRISSSEARRRLDEAALLGPRTSLTGEPLAPSMPTFARGQAQGLIGAERIKHVRWFFRELPGFVDFQTRENAEVQLAQHACELGPAEFRTAAAHMLYLLNQDGELSDEDRQALAYIRVGKQRPDGMRPFEGLLTPEAWATLEPLMERNAAPGMCNPADEHPCLDGEPTDEQIRNDTRTTGKRNHDALLALCKRMLTTQPTGTINGLPANVVITVSLTDLEKGTGHGLTAGGTRLPIADVLKFAAHSRPWLALFDGKGLPLHLGRARRTATLAQRLMLLAKHRGCTMPGCSASAYRSQVHHANQDWKDGGRTDIEDLTLACGPNNRMVETAGWTTRNRPTDGVTEWIPPPELDCGQSRTNNLHHPERIIDHDDP
- a CDS encoding ferredoxin yields the protein MRVRADRDVCIGAGVCVMNSEAVFDQDDDGIVVLLVEDVPPAEQDNARKAVQLCPSGALNIVE
- a CDS encoding cytochrome P450 — protein: MTQAPASPPLHMQRVDFDPIPTLGEIRETEGVRTVINAFGMPVYLVTRHDDIKTVLSDPERFSNERPPGFVVPGAPEVSEEEQRAAQSGNLLGLDPPRHTRLRRMLTGEFTGRRMKRLEPRITEIVTQHLDAMEKAGPPSDLVTDFALPIPSLVICELLGVPYDDRDDFQHRTSRQLDLSIPIEERFELQRAGRAYMQALVAGARRSPGDDMLGMLVREHGSELTDDELVGICSLLLVAGHETTSNMLGLGTLALLQHPDQLALVRNDPDAVGPAVEELLRWLSIVHSGIPRITTNDVEIAGVQIPAHQLVVVSLPSGNRDPSFIDNPEVFDVRRGAMGHLAFGHGVHHCLGAPLARMEMKIAFPALLQRFPTLRLDESFDDVAFRSFHFIYGLQSLQVAW
- a CDS encoding dihydroxy-acid dehydratase, coding for MKSIETLLHTDALTVSGKTVADNLPSGISTAADVIATIDAPFQPPQGLAVVRGNLAPTGAVIKCSAATPALLVHQGPAVVFDDMRDMMARFDDPDLDVTADSVLVLRNAGPRGAPGMPEWGQLPIPSKLLRQGVTDMVRISDARMSGTAYGTCVLHVSPESAAGGPLGLVRDGDIIALNAHAGTLDLLVPDDELATRQAPPPRHRQRRGYAAMYVDRVLQADPGCDFDFLVGRSEQPENEPDAIFDGWVGGW
- a CDS encoding TetR/AcrR family transcriptional regulator — translated: MDFITAGMPPAWEPISATPDDDIDPRRIRSRNRLLDAAATLLSTGGVEAVTIDAVTKASKVARTTLYRHFQSSSHLLAATFERLLPQVTTPAPTSGSLRDQLIELLSRQATLFNDAPLHVTTLAWLSLGPTGAKDDTDDRHASRALRARVVDQYRQPFDALLHSDEARTEINDFDLELALCQLVGPLAFARMTGIRTITHHDCADIVDDFLAAHRRRTANPSGVEEVV
- a CDS encoding recombinase family protein, encoding MALLGYARVSTLHQSPEMQIAALREAGAERIWIDQMSGTRDDRPELASLLDYVRRGDVLMVWRLDRLGRSLPHLLAVATDLHDRGVELRSLTESVDTTTAGGRLIFHVFGAVAEFERAIAAERTAAGVATARAAGRHPGRPGLSTDTIAAAHALDKAGTPRAQIARTLGISRSSVYRCLELAR
- a CDS encoding restriction endonuclease translates to MTTPRPLSTAIRNEVLAACRTALHYRGDLKSLMLGAGVPAAVYNRYDHLENTKVKIARSILDELQELGPNGWAVQRRIVTELCGMQRPANGVEDLTAGRNALDALRRTAAHEGVIVDTEQAARNDRATRAAKRQQHITEQQQTLDRLRTEFATLARSKPSTNAERQARGYQLEKLLADLFRANELEYTGSTRQPHEQVDGSFHFRGFTYLVEARWRNQPPDKEDLAGFKLKVDGKLESTRGLFISMAGFDEEVLQYFANVSGKRNVIYMTGQDLAIIFEGNIALEDALLRKIDAAEKHGRYLINLLE
- a CDS encoding ParA family protein, with product MTVSADKQCEILAVALQKGGVGKTTTTINLGANLAAMGHRVLVIDMDQQAHSTKGLGIELDAEDASMYEVLHPDRTMRVPLAKVIVASQFGIDVAPGHLALKELERTGLGSGGQLRLARQLDDIEGYDFVLLDCPPALGELTTAALAAADYVLAVLKAGPDEVDGLVELGNSILDVQETLNPDVEIRYVLLADFDGNPKASKDVRRQLRADWGEWADGGAYLGEIPHTVRVVEAKGKRVPVNVHAPTCTAAVAYREVAQRIAARRQAA
- a CDS encoding PaaI family thioesterase, whose amino-acid sequence is MGCGPDNPHGLGLVVYRSADVVYADVTFDERHIGAPGLAHGGAVAAACDDVLGFTLWIAGTPAVTRALTVEYLQPVPLHQPHRITAHITGREGRALHVAAAGVQEGVTRFTANAVFVVVDTAHFAAHGDISGFGELLEQFSRRGGDQAS
- a CDS encoding TetR family transcriptional regulator, whose translation is MTAASARVSSETVQAQGVSAGDQGHTAGGLRSRASARRREAIMDAALAVAATGGYDAVHMRTVAERVGIAVGTLYRYFPAKTHLLVAALIREFQRLDVSGDWATGASTPQQRLDRLTEHLHDRWQRDPLLTDAMTRAFVMADTRAAAELDRAAAAIETLLARTLAGGEPTPADLRLAGIVADIWLANLVAFISDRVSAAETRDRIDRATRRVVHQANAGSITP